TCGAGTCCGATCTGGGTCGTTTATTAATAAGAATTACATATGGGATCTTAGCTCAGCTGGGAGAGCATCTGCCTTACAAGCAGAGGGTCATAGGTTCGAGCCCTATAGGTCCCATTTTTATAGAGAAATAAGCATGATGCCGATGTGGCTCAATTGGCAGAGCAGCTGATTTGTAATCAGCAGGTTATCGGTTCGAGTCCGATCATCGGCTTATGGATGGATTCCCGAGTGGCCAAAGGGGACAGACTGTAAATCTGCTGCAAATTGCTTCGGTGGTTCGAATCCACCTCCATCCAGTTCACTTTTATGTATTGTATAAGTGAGACAAGGAAGTGCATAATATATTATGTGCTGACATATTTATAATTTTATAACGCGGGGTGGAGCAGTCTGGAAGCTCGTCGGGCTCATAACCCGAAGGTCATAGGTTCAAATCCTATCCCCGCTATTAAGATGCCCAGATAGCTCAGTTGGTAGAGCAGAGGACTGAAAATCCTCGTGTCACTGGTTCGATTCCGGTTCTGGGCATTTTGTGTTATTAATCTTTGGACAGGCTGCTTTGGTTTTATGCAGCAAAATAGGGGACACTAGCTCAGGTGGTAGAGCACTTGACTTTTAATCAAGTTGTCGGGGGTTCGAGCCCCCCGTGTCTCATGACTGTATTTATACAGTAATATGTCAAATGTCATAAATCATTTCTTTTATCGATAGTATATAGTTTGTAATTTCTAAGATATTTCAAGAGTTTTTAAAAATTCCCTGTTGAATTAACTGATAAAGATTCGAAAATGTTTTATTTTGATCTATACTTTAATGTCAGTATGGATTCCTATATAATTTATAAAATAGTCACGATCAGGGATTTATGTGTTATAATAAATTAAGAATATATATGTATGTTGTAATGGGAAAGGGGGGGGTGCTATTTATGAGGCAAAGTGAAGTAAAAAAGAGAGCAGAAGATTTTTGCATTCAAAATAACATCAAAACTTATCCGGTAGAAATTGTTCGTATATGTAATGAAAATGGACTGAAGGTATTTGAAGAATATTTGGATTCTGAAGTTTCTGGTTTGATTGTAGTTGATGAGAAAGTGTGGAAAAAATATAATACAAATAAATTTATACTTGTAAATCTTGCAGAGTTGGCAACTAGGAGGCGTTTTACTATTGCGCATGAATTGGCGCATTATATTCTTCATAGAAAAGGAAATAGTTTATATGCGCATAGAGATATGGTTTGTAATGATGTTTTTAAAAGTGGCATAGAGCAGGAGGCAAACTATTTTGCTGCAAATATATTGATGCCTGAAACATTAATAAACGAGAAGATAGAAGACTTAAAAAGTGGAACTTGGGGGAAATTACCTGATTTTGTTTTAGTACGTGAGATTGGGGATCATTTTGCTGTAAGTGAAACAGCAGCGGAGGTTAGGCTGAAACAGCTTGGATTAATTTAGGAGTATCGAATGGAAGACGAACAGTATAAATCTTTCAATTTTTGGGAAGGGTACAGTAACAGATTTAGGGATTATGGTTGTGAATATAGGAGGGATAATTTCAGCATTGGTGATTTTACCCAAAATAATCGCGCAACATTTGTTTCCGACAGATGAAGAAAGAAATATGCTTAAAATGGTCAGAAACATGCAGGATAATGATTCAAAGATACGAAATGTTTTATTCAGGAAGCAATATGACAATAAGTAAACAGTAGTTTCGACTGCTGTTTTATTATTTTGGCGCTTCTTATGTGTTCCGCTTGACAATAGCAGCCGGAAATAACATAATAATTTAAGCAAACAGTGCTGTGATGCGATAAAAATTACAGGAATTATGGGGAAGAGAAAATGAGAGAATCTATCAGCAGAGATGATGCTTTGGCATTGCTAAGAAAATACAATAAGGAGCCTTTTCATATTCAGCATGGGCTGACGGTGGAGGGTGTTATGAAATGGTATGCCAGAGAACTTGGATATGGAGAAGAGGCAGAATATTGGGGGATTGTCGGACTTTTGCATGATATAGACTTTGAAATGTATCCGCAGGAGCATTGCATAAAAGCACCGGAGCTTCTGAAAGAAGCAGGGATGGGGAACGACATGATTCATGCGGTGTGCAGCCATGGATATGGACTGACCGTCGATGTGCGGCCGGAACATGAGATGGAGAAAGTACTATTTGGTGCGGATGAGCTGACCGGTCTGATCTGGGCCGCTGCACTGATCCGGCCATCGAAGAGTGTACAGGACATGGAATTGAAATCATTGAAGAAGAAATATAAAACCGCCAGCTTTGCTGCAGGCTGTTCCAGAGAAGTCATAGAAAAAGGAGCTGAAATGCTGGGATGGGAGTTGAATACGCTTTTGGAAAAGACATTAAACGCTATGCGTTCGTGCGAAGGGGAAGTCGCTGAGGCAATGGAAACATTGTAAAAGGAATAATCAGTTTTCATAAAAGATATATTCAGTGTCATGGATATGTCAGATCATACGGGGAGACAGACAGATGCAGGAGCGGTTTTCGAGAACGGAATTATTGCTTGGCAAAGAAAAGATGGAACGTCTGCACCGGGCGAGGGTAGCGATATTTGGTATCGGCGGTGTGGGCGGTTATGTGGCGGAAGCGCTTGCAAGAAGCGGTGTAGGCACATTGGATTTGATCGATAATGACATAGTGTCGGTCAGCAATCTGAACAGACAGATCATAGCCACGGAAAAAACAATCGGAAAATATAAAGTGGATGTGGCTAAAGAAAGGATTCTGGACATCAATCCGCAGGCTCATGTCAATATCTGGAATGTTTTTTATCTGCCGGAAACTGCCGATCAGTTTGACTTCACGCAGTATGATTATGTAGCGGATGCTATCGATACGGTGAGTGGAAAGCTGGAACTGATCGAGCAGGCGCGGCGATCCGGGGTACCGATAATCAGCTCTATGGGCGCTGGCAATAAATTAAATCCGGCTTTGTTTCAGGTGGCAGATATTTCGGAGACAAGCGTCTGTCCTCTTGCACGTGTGATGCGCCGTGAGCTGAAAAACCGGGAAATTGATCATTTGAAAGTTGTGTATTCGACGGAAAAACCGGTAACGCCGGCTGGTATGATTGAGGATGCTAAGCAGAGACGGCAGACGCCAGGCAGTATCGCGTTTGTACCTGCTGTGGCAGGCTTGGTGATGGCAGGAGAGATCGTGAGAGATTTAACAGGGGACTGTACTGTGTAAAAATTCCAGTAATATTTTTCGGTATCTTATTGTTTTTGCAGCAGAAAGCATATAAAATAAATAAGAGAAAATATCATTACCGGGGGAGAAAGATTGAAAAAAGTAAGCGGAAAAAAGATCTATCTTTTTTGCGGGATTGCCGTGATCATTGCAGCTTTTATCAGTTATCTGGCGCTTTCGCTTTTTTTTATGGATCATTTTTATTTTGGCACGGTCATAGGGAATATTGACTGCAGCGGCAGGTCAGTGGAGGAAGTAAAGGCACTGATCACCGGTCGTGCGCAAAATTATACTTTAAGGATTGAAGGGCGGGAGGATGCGGAAGAAACGTTGTCTGCTTCCGACATTGGTCTGCAGTTTTTGACTGATGATACACCCGAGAGGATCATGGCGGCGCAAAACGGATTTGCATGGCTTTCCTTTCTCTGGAATGAGGGGAATGCTGGCGACATGCCGGTTGCCGTGAGTTATGAAGAATCGCTTTTGGATGACAGATTACAAAATATGTCCATCTTTCAGCAAAAAAATATGAGAAGTCCGCAAAACGCCTACATTGGCGAATACAGTAGTGAGAGCAAGAGTTATCCGATTGTGCAGGAAGATAAAGGAACTACGATCGACAGACAGGCGGCAAAAGAAGCGATTATCTCAGCGATCGAAAATATGGAGGGGACACTCAGTCTGGAGGAGGCTGACTGCTATATCAAACCGGAAGTAGGACAGAATGATGAAATGCTCAAAAAGTTTGACGACTGTCTGAACCGGTTC
The sequence above is a segment of the Lachnospiraceae bacterium JLR.KK008 genome. Coding sequences within it:
- a CDS encoding ImmA/IrrE family metallo-endopeptidase translates to MRQSEVKKRAEDFCIQNNIKTYPVEIVRICNENGLKVFEEYLDSEVSGLIVVDEKVWKKYNTNKFILVNLAELATRRRFTIAHELAHYILHRKGNSLYAHRDMVCNDVFKSGIEQEANYFAANILMPETLINEKIEDLKSGTWGKLPDFVLVREIGDHFAVSETAAEVRLKQLGLI
- a CDS encoding hydrolase; its protein translation is MRESISRDDALALLRKYNKEPFHIQHGLTVEGVMKWYARELGYGEEAEYWGIVGLLHDIDFEMYPQEHCIKAPELLKEAGMGNDMIHAVCSHGYGLTVDVRPEHEMEKVLFGADELTGLIWAAALIRPSKSVQDMELKSLKKKYKTASFAAGCSREVIEKGAEMLGWELNTLLEKTLNAMRSCEGEVAEAMETL
- a CDS encoding tRNA threonylcarbamoyladenosine dehydratase; amino-acid sequence: MQERFSRTELLLGKEKMERLHRARVAIFGIGGVGGYVAEALARSGVGTLDLIDNDIVSVSNLNRQIIATEKTIGKYKVDVAKERILDINPQAHVNIWNVFYLPETADQFDFTQYDYVADAIDTVSGKLELIEQARRSGVPIISSMGAGNKLNPALFQVADISETSVCPLARVMRRELKNREIDHLKVVYSTEKPVTPAGMIEDAKQRRQTPGSIAFVPAVAGLVMAGEIVRDLTGDCTV